A region from the Actinoplanes sp. OR16 genome encodes:
- a CDS encoding DUF4082 domain-containing protein, with protein MNRSASRLARMRTAVVAVLALVAGALAAPEAAAAAACPCSIWPATATPAVASDPDANAVELGVKFRSDTAGYVTGIRFHKGSANTGTHVGNLWDEGGANLGSVVFTGETASGWQTATFTTPVTITANTTYVASYYAPNGHYSLDSGGFATAGVDNAPLRALRDGEDGGNGVYRYGTGGGFPANTYESANYFVDVVFTTTVTDTTPPAVSGTVPASGATGVIASTTVSATLNEPAQAGTAALALRAGTTAVAGATAYDAGTRTVTFTPSAALAAATVYTATVSGATDAAGNTMAASSWSFTTANASSSACPCSIWPSTATPATPTVNDNSAVELGVKFRASSAGYVTGLRFYRGPNNTGTHTGSLWNATGSTRLATVVFADETSTGWQTATLASPVAVTAGTTYVASYHTDAGYYSITANGLSSAVTRGPLTALASSGAGGNGVYRYGAGAFPNQSYQATNYFVDVVFDTTAVDTLAPALTGRAPAAGASGVPATSAVTATFSEPVTAAAVSIAGVSGTVAYDPATLTATFTPSAALAYSTSYTATVSGARDAAGNVMTPVTWSFTTAAPPPPPPDQGPGGPVLVIRTPGFSPFLAEVLRAEGVNEFATADLSAVTATTLSQYDVVLLGQTALTAAQVAMLTTWVTGGGNLIAFRPDKQLAGLLGLTATSGTLAEGYLKADTTSAPGAGITDQTIQYHGTADRYTLGGARAVATLYANATTATVNPAVSLADVGGNGGQAAAFTFDLPQSLVHTRQGNPAWDGQERDGAAPRRSDDLYFGGSSTDWVNLAKVAIPQADEQQRLLANLIGAMNADRKPLPRFWYFPRGVKAVVVATGDDHANGGTAGRFDQYTANSPANCVVADWQCARYTSYVYPNAPLTGAQASTYQSRGFEVGLHVNSNCGDYTTSTLNGYYTNQLTSWRGRYSAVQGPVTHRMHCLVWSDWAGQPTVEAANGIRLDTNYYYWPGSWIADRPGFMTGSGMPMRFAGKTGGLIDVYQAATHMTDESGQSYPFTINTLLDRALGAEGYYGAFTANFHTDASTEWESDQLLTSAQSRGVPIVSAKQMLTWVDGRNASSYSNIVWSGNDLGFTVNVGSGANGLTGMVPTAGPGGRTLSTLSRAGTPVTVTRTTIKGVEYAMFTAAAGAYTASYAPAPVTATVSATAEAAGTSASVTLGGSAAASTTIEYGTSASRLTAKVVDGTQAAKRTVALTGLKPGTTYWYRARVTTPGGRTVVSPVRTLVTAAPDATPPAVSKVSVTARPDGTATVSWRTGEPAAGTLLVDGLGDWPADLTGKRHSAVVTGLEPSATYRYRLRSVDASGNVTTTPVRTFVSSAAGVADHTVAGLRTGVESRTTVGAGGVRLADGARTGTFVSRVLDAGQMVTWDRLAYQASVPSGGQLRISVRTGSTSEPGTGWTAWKRVGRGDRVTGGSRYAQYRVELVRGSGSPILHGVGITSDAVPPEKPGETGP; from the coding sequence TTGAACCGATCAGCGAGCCGGCTCGCCCGGATGCGTACGGCGGTGGTGGCGGTCCTGGCCCTGGTGGCCGGGGCGCTCGCCGCGCCGGAGGCAGCCGCCGCGGCCGCCTGCCCCTGTTCCATCTGGCCCGCCACGGCGACGCCGGCCGTCGCGTCCGATCCGGACGCCAACGCCGTCGAGCTGGGCGTGAAATTCCGCTCGGACACCGCCGGGTACGTGACCGGGATCCGTTTCCATAAAGGCAGCGCCAACACCGGCACCCACGTGGGCAACCTGTGGGACGAGGGCGGCGCCAATCTGGGCAGTGTCGTCTTCACCGGGGAGACCGCGTCCGGCTGGCAGACCGCGACGTTCACGACGCCGGTCACGATCACGGCGAACACCACGTACGTCGCGTCGTACTACGCGCCGAACGGCCACTACTCCCTCGACAGCGGCGGTTTCGCGACGGCCGGCGTGGACAACGCGCCGCTGCGGGCGCTGCGGGACGGCGAGGACGGCGGCAACGGCGTCTACCGGTACGGCACGGGCGGCGGGTTCCCGGCGAACACCTACGAGTCGGCGAACTACTTCGTCGACGTCGTCTTCACCACGACCGTCACCGACACGACGCCGCCGGCGGTCAGCGGCACCGTCCCGGCCTCCGGCGCGACCGGTGTGATCGCCTCGACCACGGTGTCGGCGACGCTGAACGAGCCGGCTCAGGCGGGCACCGCCGCTCTCGCGCTGCGCGCCGGGACCACCGCCGTGGCCGGCGCGACCGCCTACGACGCCGGCACCCGGACGGTCACGTTCACGCCGTCGGCTGCCCTCGCCGCCGCCACTGTCTACACCGCCACGGTCAGCGGCGCCACCGACGCGGCCGGCAACACGATGGCCGCCTCCTCGTGGTCGTTCACCACGGCGAACGCGTCGAGTTCGGCCTGCCCCTGCTCGATCTGGCCGTCCACCGCGACGCCGGCCACGCCGACCGTCAACGACAACAGCGCCGTCGAGCTCGGCGTGAAGTTCCGGGCGAGCAGCGCCGGGTACGTCACCGGCCTGCGCTTCTACCGGGGCCCGAACAACACCGGCACGCACACCGGATCGCTCTGGAACGCCACCGGCAGCACCCGCCTGGCAACCGTCGTCTTCGCCGACGAGACGAGCACCGGCTGGCAGACCGCCACCCTGGCGAGCCCGGTCGCGGTCACCGCCGGCACCACGTACGTGGCGTCGTACCACACCGACGCCGGCTACTACTCGATCACCGCGAACGGGTTGTCCAGCGCGGTGACCCGGGGCCCGCTGACCGCGCTCGCGAGCAGCGGCGCCGGAGGCAACGGCGTCTACCGGTACGGTGCCGGCGCGTTCCCCAACCAGAGCTATCAGGCGACCAACTACTTCGTCGACGTCGTCTTCGACACCACCGCCGTGGACACCCTGGCGCCGGCGCTGACCGGGCGCGCCCCGGCCGCCGGAGCGAGCGGCGTGCCGGCCACCAGCGCGGTGACCGCGACCTTCAGCGAGCCGGTCACCGCCGCGGCCGTCAGCATCGCCGGGGTGTCCGGGACCGTCGCCTACGACCCGGCCACGCTCACCGCCACGTTCACGCCGTCCGCGGCGCTGGCGTACTCCACCTCCTACACGGCCACGGTGAGCGGCGCCCGCGACGCCGCCGGCAACGTGATGACGCCGGTGACCTGGAGCTTCACCACCGCCGCACCGCCGCCACCGCCACCCGACCAGGGACCCGGCGGCCCGGTACTGGTGATCAGGACACCGGGGTTCAGCCCGTTCCTGGCCGAGGTGCTGCGCGCCGAGGGCGTCAACGAGTTCGCCACCGCCGACCTGTCCGCTGTCACCGCCACCACCCTGAGCCAGTACGACGTGGTGCTGCTCGGGCAGACGGCGCTCACCGCCGCCCAGGTCGCGATGCTCACCACCTGGGTGACCGGCGGCGGCAACCTGATCGCGTTCCGGCCGGACAAGCAGCTGGCCGGGCTACTCGGGCTCACCGCGACGAGCGGCACCCTCGCCGAGGGCTACCTGAAGGCGGACACGACCAGCGCGCCCGGCGCCGGCATCACCGACCAGACGATCCAGTACCACGGGACCGCCGACCGGTACACGCTCGGCGGCGCCCGGGCGGTCGCCACGCTCTACGCGAACGCGACGACGGCCACCGTCAACCCGGCGGTGTCGCTCGCCGACGTGGGTGGCAACGGCGGCCAGGCAGCGGCGTTCACCTTCGACCTGCCGCAGTCACTTGTCCACACCCGGCAGGGCAACCCGGCCTGGGACGGCCAGGAACGCGACGGCGCCGCGCCGCGCCGCTCCGACGACCTGTACTTCGGCGGCAGCTCCACCGACTGGGTCAACCTGGCGAAGGTCGCCATCCCGCAGGCCGACGAGCAGCAGCGCCTGCTCGCCAACCTGATCGGCGCGATGAACGCCGACCGCAAACCGCTGCCGAGGTTCTGGTACTTCCCGCGCGGCGTCAAGGCGGTCGTGGTCGCGACCGGCGACGACCACGCGAACGGCGGCACGGCGGGCCGGTTCGACCAGTACACCGCGAACAGCCCGGCGAACTGCGTGGTCGCCGACTGGCAGTGCGCGCGGTACACGTCCTACGTCTACCCGAACGCTCCGCTGACCGGAGCGCAGGCGTCCACCTACCAGTCCCGCGGTTTCGAGGTGGGCCTGCACGTCAACTCGAACTGCGGTGACTACACGACGAGCACGCTGAACGGCTACTACACCAACCAGCTCACGAGCTGGCGCGGCCGGTACAGCGCGGTCCAGGGCCCGGTCACCCACCGGATGCACTGCCTGGTCTGGTCGGACTGGGCGGGCCAGCCCACGGTCGAGGCGGCGAACGGGATCCGGCTGGACACCAACTACTACTACTGGCCCGGGTCGTGGATCGCCGACCGGCCGGGCTTCATGACCGGCTCGGGGATGCCGATGCGGTTCGCCGGCAAGACCGGTGGGCTCATCGACGTCTACCAGGCCGCCACCCACATGACCGACGAGTCCGGGCAGAGCTACCCGTTCACGATCAACACGCTGCTCGACCGGGCGCTCGGCGCGGAGGGCTACTACGGGGCCTTCACCGCGAACTTCCACACCGACGCGTCCACCGAGTGGGAGAGCGACCAGCTGCTCACCTCGGCGCAGTCGCGCGGCGTGCCGATCGTCAGCGCCAAGCAGATGCTGACCTGGGTGGACGGGCGTAACGCGTCGTCGTACTCGAACATCGTCTGGTCCGGCAACGACCTCGGGTTCACGGTGAACGTCGGCTCGGGCGCGAACGGCCTGACCGGCATGGTGCCGACCGCGGGGCCGGGCGGGCGGACCCTGTCCACGCTGAGCCGCGCGGGCACCCCGGTCACCGTCACCCGGACGACGATCAAGGGTGTCGAGTACGCGATGTTCACGGCGGCGGCCGGGGCGTACACGGCCTCGTACGCGCCGGCTCCGGTGACCGCCACGGTCAGCGCGACGGCGGAGGCCGCCGGGACCAGCGCGTCGGTCACCCTGGGCGGGTCCGCCGCGGCTTCCACCACCATCGAGTACGGGACCAGCGCGTCCCGTCTCACCGCGAAGGTCGTCGACGGCACCCAGGCGGCGAAGCGGACGGTGGCGCTGACGGGCCTGAAGCCGGGCACCACCTACTGGTACCGGGCCCGGGTCACCACCCCGGGCGGGAGAACGGTGGTCTCGCCGGTGCGCACGCTGGTCACCGCGGCGCCCGACGCGACGCCGCCGGCGGTGTCGAAGGTGTCGGTGACGGCCCGGCCGGACGGCACCGCCACGGTGTCCTGGCGGACCGGCGAGCCGGCGGCCGGGACGCTGCTGGTGGACGGTCTCGGCGACTGGCCGGCCGACCTCACCGGCAAGCGGCACAGCGCGGTGGTGACCGGACTGGAGCCGTCGGCCACGTACCGGTACCGGCTGCGCAGCGTCGACGCGTCCGGCAACGTGACGACGACGCCGGTCCGGACGTTCGTGTCCTCGGCCGCCGGGGTGGCCGATCACACGGTCGCGGGCCTGCGTACCGGCGTGGAGAGCCGGACCACCGTCGGCGCCGGCGGCGTCCGGCTGGCGGACGGGGCGCGGACCGGCACGTTCGTCTCCCGGGTCCTGGACGCGGGACAGATGGTCACCTGGGATCGGCTGGCGTACCAGGCGTCGGTGCCGTCCGGCGGACAGCTGCGGATCTCCGTGCGGACCGGCAGCACCTCGGAGCCCGGCACGGGATGGACCGCCTGGAAACGGGTGGGCCGGGGTGACCGGGTCACCGGCGGCTCCCGCTACGCGCAGTACCGCGTGGAGCTGGTCCGCGGCAGCGGGTCGCCGATCCTGCACGGTGTCGGCATCACCAGCGACGCGGTCCCGCCGGAGAAACCCGGCGAGACCGGTCCCTGA
- a CDS encoding N,N-dimethylformamidase beta subunit family domain-containing protein, translated as MRQFRSFRWRTLLVLTLAVTGLTVPLAGPAAADPCAPLVNPVACENTKAGTPKSTWDVSGYGSDALQGFPTQISVNAGQTVDFKIKSSAASYRLDIYRMGYYAGNGARFITTVNPVGRQTQPSCASQAATGLVDCGNWAVSASWPVPAGAVSGIYFARLVRTDGTSGASHIVFVVRNDAGRSDVIFQTSDSTWQAYNTYGGNSLYVGSPAGRAYKVSYNRPITTRGTGAEDFVFNAEYPMVRWLEANGYDVSYIAGVDADRSGALLKNHRAFLSVGHDEYWSGQQRANVEAARDAGVSLAFLSGNEVFWKTRWEDGYRTMVCYKETHANGKIDPTAAWTGSWRDPRFSPPADGGRPENGLTGTIFKVNAGTVNLQVPAADGKMRLWRGTTVATQAAGATATLGTGTLGYEWDEDADNGFRPRGQIKLSTTTASGLDVLQDYGSTYANGSATHNLTLYRAPSGALVFGAGTVQWSWGLDSDHDRGSGAASTPMRQATVNLLADMGVQPATLQSGLTAATASTDTTGPSAAITAPAAGATVPAGAPAVISGTATDTGGGVVGGVEVSTDNGSTWHPATGRASWSYTWRPGNTGAATIRVRATDDSGNVGADATRAVTVGPRTCPCSIWDALTVPVTPADPDGSGTEVGIRFRSDVAGQVTAIRFYKGSGNTGTHTGKLWTNTGTQLASITFSGESASGWQQATLPTPVTLAANTTHVVSYYAPNGHYAGDTGYFTTKGADNAPLHALRDGLDGVNGVYRYGAGFPTESWASANYYVDVVFTPGAATPDTTPPTVTTRTPASGATGVAATTAVTATFSEPVTSAAIAIAGVPGATSSTANTVTFTPSAALAASTTYTVTVSGAKDAAGNTMAATSWSFTTAATPTTPPPGTSYSVWPSTAVPGTPADADTSAVEVGMRFRSDVAGQVTGVRFYKGSGNSGTHVGHLWSATGTSLGTVTFTGETATGWQTATFATPVPIAANTTYVVSYYAPVGRYAANEDYFATAGVDNGPLHALQDGADGANGLYRYGSGGGFPADTWQSSNYWVDVVFAPTS; from the coding sequence GTGCGTCAGTTCAGGTCATTCCGGTGGCGGACGCTGCTGGTGCTCACGCTGGCCGTCACCGGCCTGACGGTTCCGCTGGCCGGCCCCGCCGCCGCCGATCCGTGCGCTCCGCTGGTCAACCCGGTCGCCTGCGAGAACACCAAGGCCGGGACGCCGAAGAGCACCTGGGACGTCTCCGGGTACGGCAGTGACGCGCTGCAGGGCTTCCCCACACAGATCAGCGTCAACGCGGGACAGACCGTCGACTTCAAGATCAAATCGTCGGCTGCGTCGTACCGCCTGGACATCTACCGGATGGGCTACTACGCCGGCAACGGCGCGCGGTTCATCACCACCGTCAACCCGGTCGGCCGGCAGACCCAGCCGTCGTGCGCGAGCCAGGCCGCCACCGGACTGGTCGACTGCGGCAACTGGGCGGTCTCCGCCTCCTGGCCGGTGCCGGCCGGCGCGGTCTCCGGCATCTACTTCGCCCGGCTGGTCCGCACCGACGGCACCTCGGGCGCCAGCCACATCGTGTTCGTGGTGCGCAACGACGCGGGCCGCTCCGACGTGATCTTCCAGACCTCCGACTCCACCTGGCAGGCCTACAACACCTACGGCGGCAACAGCCTGTACGTCGGCTCGCCCGCCGGCCGGGCCTACAAGGTGAGCTACAACCGGCCGATCACGACCCGCGGCACCGGCGCCGAGGACTTCGTCTTCAACGCCGAGTACCCGATGGTCCGGTGGCTGGAAGCGAACGGCTACGACGTCAGCTACATCGCGGGCGTCGACGCGGACCGCAGCGGCGCCCTGCTGAAGAACCACAGGGCGTTCCTGTCGGTCGGCCACGACGAATACTGGTCGGGGCAGCAGCGCGCCAACGTCGAGGCGGCCCGGGACGCCGGCGTCAGCCTGGCCTTCCTCAGCGGCAACGAGGTGTTCTGGAAGACCCGCTGGGAGGACGGCTACCGGACGATGGTCTGCTACAAGGAGACCCACGCGAACGGGAAGATCGACCCGACCGCGGCGTGGACCGGCTCCTGGCGTGACCCGCGGTTCAGCCCGCCGGCCGACGGCGGACGCCCGGAGAACGGCCTGACCGGCACGATCTTCAAGGTCAACGCGGGTACGGTGAACCTCCAGGTCCCGGCCGCCGACGGCAAGATGCGGCTCTGGCGCGGCACCACTGTCGCGACCCAGGCGGCCGGCGCCACGGCGACCCTCGGCACCGGGACCCTCGGCTACGAGTGGGACGAGGACGCCGACAACGGCTTCCGCCCGCGTGGCCAGATCAAGCTCTCCACCACGACCGCGTCCGGGCTCGACGTGCTGCAGGACTACGGGTCGACGTACGCGAACGGCAGCGCCACCCACAACCTGACGCTGTACCGCGCCCCCAGCGGCGCGCTGGTCTTCGGCGCCGGAACCGTCCAGTGGTCGTGGGGCCTGGACAGCGACCACGACCGTGGCTCCGGTGCGGCCAGCACGCCGATGCGGCAGGCCACCGTCAACCTGCTCGCCGACATGGGCGTCCAGCCGGCCACGCTGCAGTCCGGCCTGACCGCCGCGACCGCGTCCACCGACACCACCGGGCCGTCCGCCGCCATCACCGCCCCGGCTGCCGGCGCCACCGTGCCGGCCGGTGCGCCGGCGGTCATCTCCGGCACCGCGACCGACACCGGCGGCGGTGTGGTCGGCGGCGTCGAGGTGTCCACCGACAACGGGTCCACCTGGCACCCGGCCACCGGGCGCGCCAGCTGGAGCTACACCTGGCGGCCGGGCAACACCGGGGCGGCGACCATCCGGGTCCGTGCCACCGACGACAGCGGCAACGTCGGCGCCGACGCCACCCGGGCCGTCACGGTCGGCCCGCGCACCTGCCCGTGCAGCATCTGGGACGCGCTGACCGTCCCGGTGACCCCGGCCGACCCGGACGGCAGCGGCACCGAGGTCGGCATCCGGTTCCGCTCGGACGTCGCCGGTCAGGTCACCGCGATCCGGTTCTACAAGGGCAGCGGCAACACCGGTACGCACACGGGCAAGCTCTGGACCAACACCGGCACCCAGCTGGCGTCGATCACGTTCAGCGGCGAGTCGGCGTCCGGCTGGCAGCAGGCCACCTTGCCGACGCCGGTGACGCTCGCCGCGAACACCACCCACGTCGTCTCCTACTACGCGCCGAACGGCCACTACGCCGGCGACACCGGGTACTTCACGACGAAGGGCGCCGACAACGCGCCGCTGCACGCGCTGCGGGACGGGCTGGACGGCGTCAACGGCGTCTACCGCTACGGCGCCGGCTTCCCGACCGAGTCGTGGGCGAGCGCGAACTACTACGTCGACGTGGTCTTCACGCCGGGCGCGGCCACACCCGACACCACACCGCCCACGGTCACCACCCGCACGCCCGCTTCCGGGGCGACCGGGGTGGCGGCCACCACGGCCGTGACCGCCACGTTCAGCGAACCGGTCACCAGCGCCGCCATCGCGATCGCCGGTGTCCCGGGAGCGACCTCGTCCACCGCGAACACGGTGACGTTCACACCGTCGGCGGCGCTCGCGGCGAGCACGACGTACACGGTGACGGTCAGCGGAGCGAAGGACGCGGCCGGGAACACCATGGCCGCCACCTCCTGGTCGTTCACCACGGCGGCGACGCCCACGACCCCGCCACCGGGCACCTCGTATTCGGTGTGGCCGTCCACCGCCGTGCCGGGCACCCCGGCCGACGCGGACACCTCCGCGGTCGAGGTCGGCATGCGGTTCCGCTCCGACGTCGCCGGGCAGGTCACCGGCGTCCGCTTCTACAAGGGCAGCGGCAACTCCGGCACGCACGTCGGTCATCTGTGGAGCGCCACCGGCACCAGCCTCGGCACCGTCACCTTCACCGGGGAGACGGCGACCGGCTGGCAGACCGCCACGTTCGCGACGCCGGTGCCCATCGCCGCGAACACCACCTACGTCGTGTCCTACTACGCGCCGGTCGGCCGCTACGCGGCGAACGAGGACTACTTCGCGACCGCCGGCGTGGACAACGGGCCGCTGCACGCCCTGCAGGACGGCGCCGACGGCGCCAACGGGCTCTACCGGTACGGCAGTGGCGGCGGCTTCCCCGCCGACACCTGGCAATCCAGTAACTACTGGGTCGACGTGGTATTCGCGCCAACCTCCTAG
- a CDS encoding DUF4132 domain-containing protein, with protein MSDAAVMAWEPGERERWLGRAAALDHGREQPDWNLAVTGADKLSDLEPEQVPWLIAKGPEGPARALIAVSTLQRHRHLQRLDLCRVAAARFGTDALPLVLDEVAQDADASGLLVLPFRAPEVAPVVAGWLRHLGSARLWARLWLDRHPGTAAQALIPAARGKASKARQNARQALAHLAAGGHRPIILKTAAAYGMSTPAMVGGLIDANGEDAATQAPLVPSKVDVLRLSRLADPPEPPPGDDVAAVAVESSAAAQPMIADAEPAMEKLLAGEDPAELAAFGRTLLRGWLDAGLPAADAWVVLAQAHIGDDATMDVLAPLVRSWPAKSRWQRAIDGLAVLASVGTDVSLRHLLAIEAGMSGGPTNDRASTYLAQAAARRGLSVTELADRLATTHGLDAGVVLDYGPRRFTVVLDDYLVPARLPKPGAKDTNPGAYQEFLRLKKDLRATVAAQTARLEKEMLTHRRRPASHLRDVVLPHPILGPLARRLVWGVFPAGRGLRIAEDGSFADVQDTRVEIEPQASLGIVHPAELGDELAGWQQLFTDYEILQPFPQLHRPAVTLTPEQQAATSLTGFAPIPTDRVVDMLAGPWQGNGYYSGKRLHTRMSRPLPSGKTLLVELSPGVATSHNNAAAEQEITEVWIDDTWSDHLQLTRRTPMGACDQAALSELLVSLTGSRQ; from the coding sequence GTGTCGGACGCGGCGGTCATGGCGTGGGAGCCGGGGGAGCGGGAACGGTGGCTGGGCCGGGCCGCCGCGCTCGACCACGGACGCGAGCAACCCGACTGGAACCTCGCCGTCACCGGCGCCGACAAACTGTCCGATCTGGAGCCCGAGCAGGTGCCGTGGCTGATCGCCAAGGGGCCGGAGGGGCCGGCGCGGGCGCTGATCGCGGTCTCGACGCTGCAGCGGCACCGGCATCTCCAGCGGCTCGACCTGTGCCGGGTCGCCGCCGCGCGGTTCGGGACGGACGCGCTGCCGCTCGTGCTCGACGAGGTCGCTCAGGACGCCGACGCCTCGGGCCTGCTGGTGCTGCCGTTCCGGGCGCCGGAGGTGGCCCCGGTGGTCGCGGGCTGGCTGCGGCACCTCGGCTCGGCCCGGCTGTGGGCGCGCCTCTGGCTGGACCGCCACCCCGGGACGGCCGCTCAGGCGTTGATCCCGGCGGCCCGGGGGAAGGCGAGCAAGGCACGGCAGAACGCCAGGCAAGCGCTGGCCCATCTAGCTGCGGGCGGCCACCGGCCGATCATCCTCAAGACCGCTGCGGCGTACGGGATGAGCACGCCGGCCATGGTCGGAGGACTGATCGATGCGAACGGGGAGGACGCCGCCACGCAGGCTCCCCTCGTACCGTCGAAGGTCGATGTCCTCCGGCTGTCCCGGCTTGCCGATCCGCCGGAGCCTCCGCCGGGAGACGACGTGGCGGCGGTGGCCGTCGAATCCTCGGCGGCCGCGCAGCCGATGATCGCCGACGCCGAGCCCGCGATGGAGAAGCTGCTCGCCGGCGAGGACCCGGCTGAGCTCGCCGCATTCGGCCGGACGCTGCTGCGGGGCTGGCTCGACGCCGGACTGCCCGCCGCCGACGCGTGGGTGGTGCTGGCGCAGGCGCACATCGGCGACGACGCCACGATGGACGTGCTCGCGCCGCTGGTCCGCTCGTGGCCGGCGAAGAGCAGGTGGCAGCGGGCGATCGACGGGCTCGCGGTGCTGGCGAGCGTGGGGACCGACGTGTCGCTGCGGCATCTGCTGGCGATCGAGGCGGGCATGTCCGGCGGCCCGACGAACGATCGGGCCTCGACCTATCTGGCGCAGGCCGCCGCCCGGCGCGGACTGTCGGTGACCGAGCTGGCCGACCGGCTCGCGACCACGCACGGGCTGGACGCCGGGGTGGTGCTCGACTACGGGCCGCGGCGGTTCACCGTGGTCCTCGACGACTACCTGGTGCCGGCCCGGCTGCCCAAACCCGGCGCGAAGGACACCAATCCCGGCGCCTACCAGGAGTTCCTGCGGCTCAAGAAGGACCTGCGGGCGACCGTGGCGGCGCAGACCGCCCGGCTGGAGAAGGAGATGCTCACCCACCGGCGGCGGCCCGCTTCGCATCTGCGCGACGTGGTGCTGCCGCATCCGATCCTCGGTCCGCTCGCCCGGCGGCTGGTATGGGGCGTCTTCCCTGCCGGGCGGGGGCTGCGGATCGCTGAGGACGGCAGCTTCGCGGACGTCCAGGACACCCGGGTGGAGATCGAGCCGCAGGCGTCGCTCGGCATCGTCCACCCGGCCGAACTCGGCGACGAGCTGGCGGGGTGGCAGCAGCTGTTCACCGACTACGAGATCCTGCAGCCGTTCCCGCAGCTGCACCGGCCCGCGGTGACGCTGACCCCGGAGCAGCAGGCCGCGACCAGCCTGACCGGGTTCGCGCCGATCCCCACCGACCGGGTCGTGGACATGCTGGCCGGCCCGTGGCAGGGCAACGGGTACTACTCCGGCAAGCGCCTGCACACCCGGATGTCCCGGCCGTTGCCTTCCGGGAAGACGCTGCTCGTCGAGCTGTCGCCGGGGGTCGCGACCTCGCACAACAACGCCGCCGCCGAGCAGGAGATCACCGAGGTCTGGATCGACGACACCTGGTCGGACCACCTGCAGCTCACCCGGCGAACCCCGATGGGGGCCTGCGACCAGGCCGCCCTATCGGAGCTGCTGGTGTCGCTTACCGGTTCCCGGCAGTGA